DNA sequence from the Vanrija pseudolonga chromosome 7, complete sequence genome:
CTCTTTCTCTCTTGCTCACTTGCTTGGAGGTTGTCGGAGCATCAGACTGGAAAAAAAGGTGTACAGTCACCCCCCGACGCTCGCACGACTTTGGCCAACCACTCGCCAACGAACCCAACCTCCCCCtcgcgagtgtggcggccCCATCCGACCAAACCCCCCCacgcgccctcgcctcgctcctcgacgtGTGCGCCGCACGTCGGCcccccaccagccagcagtCCTCCGCTCGCGAACATGCGCCGCTCCGCAAAAACCAAATTCGCTGCATCATGCTTCCCGACGTTGTTGCACGTCTGCCAGATGTGCGGACAGCGCTAACCGGACCACGGGTACAAGCCACGTGCAGGCCCCTTATCAGCTCCGCACAGTTGCTCCGGCGGCGACCTGTTCGCTCACCCTTCCGCCCGCAAACCGCTGTCCTGTTCGCTCCTGCTGGCAATGTCCGATGATGCCAACGCGCCCGCTCGAATCTTAAGTGAGGGGAGAGAACGTGCGGGGGATCAAGTGCGGCCTTGCGCACCCATCAGCTCACCGAGCCAgacgagccggccgacgccgcgtgcCGTTTACGGCTCTGCCGCTGTCTCTGCCGATCGCTCCTGACTGTGCGGTGCGGAGGTCGGCACGTCAGAGTctgcaacagcagcagcagctgctgctgttggtCGCCCTGCGGCCACTGTTACCGTTTTCTCACAAGCTAGCGTGCCCGCACCGCAGTTGACCTTCCGTGGTCGTCACGgtgcgcgtgctgctgctggtgccgcgGCAGTGGGGGCCACAGGTGCCCCAGCTCTCTGGCGCTAGAGCTAATCTTAGCGTGTTGTGCTCTGCAGCGGAGAGGTCGCGCGGCCCAGTTGGGGAAgtggtcgtcgtcttgcAATGAGCTGCagctgcctcggcgccacgtTCTCAGCTGActgcacgcacacacgcacatGGGCGCCATTGCCGCCTCCTGTGCCGGGCTTGACCGGGACCCAAGCCAAGCAGCACAACCGAGAGAAACCGCCGATGCCGTGGAAAACCGGACATGCATCGGGGCACGGCTGCCAAGTCACTCCGAACATGGTACGCGCCCAACCGCGAGCCagaagcgcgtcgagcagtAGCGAGCAGACGCCTATGCATACCACCATCCGCCTGCCAGAAGAGGGCAGCCCGGTGCGAGCTCGGTGCCTCGGAAGCGCCTTGCGCCGAGGCCCACTTTTTTGGTCCGAAATCGATGTGGGGGACCGGTTTTTGCCTTTTGGCATGACTGCGCCGGGTGCGGCAGCAGCATTGGCATGCATGCTTTGCGCGTACTCTGCGCGTCTGGCAGACGAGTCGTGTATGCAGAATTGCGGAACATGGGAGCGGGCGACCAGGGCCAGCCAGGTGGCCGTTGGGTCGAGATGCGGCCGTCGTGCGGACAACTGTGCGGCAGGTACtgctgggtgctgggtgggCTCTGCAGCCCGCCGTCCatctgcggcggcggcagcggcggtgagctTGCTCTACTGTATGCATaccgccagcagcaagccAGCGACGTCTCAGGGCTTTGCTTGTTCAAAGTGCGCTCGAacggcgccgctgcagccgcaGATTTCccggcggtgctgctgctttggTGCAGCCGCGCTGTACTGTAGCGGGCGCACCGGTCGGGCTGCGGGCGGGGTCACCAGCGGTGGCTCACGTTGGAGCGCCACCACGCAGCGTCCGGGgccatgcagcagcaggcaggcagcatcGCGCGCCGTTTTCTCCTCGCGAGCCCGGGTCGTCCTTTGCCATCCTCCCACCTTCGCCCACCTTGGCCAAACAAGTACAAGTACCATGCCCCGATCGGTCATGTAGACAAAGCCCCCCCAAGCAAAGCAACGCGAACACACGACCACTCTAGAGCACAACCCTCTAGCAGCTCACGCGCCAAGCACATCCCACCCCCCCCTCGGCAACCCGATCACACCTCCATCTCCCAACCCCCCCGAACACAAATATCATGGGCGCCGGTCCAGCCGTCAGCGGCCCACAGGGCGACAcgagcgcgctcgctgccgtcctcggtGGACGCGACACCCGCTTCTACAAGGGTCACTACAAGAAGCTCACTGCTTGCATTGTGAGTtgggcatggcggcggcgacaacatCGGCTGACACCCCCCTCcaggtcctcctcctcatcacgTCCATGACCAACGGTTACGACGGTTCGATGATGAACGGTCTCCAGTACGTAGATATGTCTGCTTCCCCCGCACCTGCTCACACACCACAGGGCCCTCGACACCTGGAAGACGTACTTTGACAACCCCGAGAACAAGCCTACTCTGTTCGGCGTGTAAGTAGGCTGCGGCGATCCTCTTGACAGATGACCCAACTAACATCACCAAAGTTTCAACGCTATCCAGAACATTGGTGGTCTGGTCGGTCTCCCCTTCGCTCCCTACGTCTCCGACTACTTTGGCCGTCGTTTCTGCATCTTCCTCGGCTGTGTTATCATGCTCGGCGCCACTGCCCTCCAGTCGGCCGCGACCAACACTGGCATGTTCATTGCCGCCCGTGGTCTTATCGGTTTCGGTCTCTCGTTCGCCTCGGTTGCCGCCCCCGTGCTGATCACCGAGATCGCCTTCCCCACCCACCGTGGCCCGGCCACCTCGCTCTACAACTCGATGTGGTACCTCGGCTCCATTGTCGCCGCCTGGACCACGTACGGCACCTTCCGCATGAACAACAACTGGGGCTGGCGCATTCCCTCTATCCTCCAGGGCTTGCCTTCCATCTTCCAGGTCTTCCTCATCTGGTTTGTCCCCGAGTCGCCCCGCTGGCTGGTCGACCACGGCAAGGAGGACAGGGCTCGCGACGTGATTGCCAAGTACCACTGCGACAACAACTACGACGACCCGCTCCTCGACTTTGAGATGaacgagatcaaggagcgTATCCGCGAGGACCGCGAGaacaagtcgtcgtcgggatGGAAGGCCATGTTCACCGACAAGGGCAACCTCCGTCGTCTCCGCATCATCATTGCCCTCGCCTTCTTCTGCCAGTGGGCCGGTAACGGTCTTGTCTCGTACTACCTCACCCTCATTCTCAAGGGTATCGGAATCACCTCGGCCGGCCACCAGACGCTTATCAACGGTATCCTTCAGATCTACAACTGGGTCCTTGCTCTCCTTGGTGCCTCGTTTGTCGaccgcgtcggccgtcgctTCCTCTTCCTTACCTCGACCGCTGGCATGTGTGTCAGCTTCATCTGCTGGACGATCTGCTCGGCCACGTACGCCAAGTCGTCGACCCAGTTCGCCCCAGAGTGTATCGCCGAGAACCCCAACAACTTCTCCAGCAACTGTGTCGCACTCAACGGCAACAAGGCTGCCGGTAACGCCGTCATTGCCTTCATCTTCCTCTTCTACGGATTCTACGACATTGCCATGACTCCCCTTGTCGTCAGCTACACGGTCGAGATCACGCCCTACCGTTTCCGTTCCAAGGCTCTCATGCTCTTCCAGTtcgccgtctcggcctcgctcaCCTTCAACCAATACGTCAACCCCAttgcgctcgacgccatccaCTGGAAGTACTACATTGTGTTCtgcgtcttcctcgccttccagGTCTTCTACTGCTACCTCTTCGTCATCGAGACTCGTGGCCCCAACGGACCTCTCCCtctcgaggagattgccgccCTGTTCGAGGGACCTGGTCGCTACGGCTTCCAGAAGAACCCCTACGAGAACAACGCCATCGACTCGGAGTCGTTCCACGAGCACGGCtcggagaagaagcgcgacCACGTCGAGGACTCGTCGTAAGCGGTGGTGATGAGCTGTTTGGGGGAGCGGGGAGTGGCAGGGAGCAGGAGGGAAGAGAGAAGATCAAGCTAGTAGTAGTTATAAGGGTCAAGCCTACAGCGGCTTTAGTCAGTAGTTGTTATCATACCAGTCTGTCGATGGGCATATGTCACTCTACATTTCTGTCACTGGGCGTGTGGGCCGGAGCAGGGCGTGGTCAAACGAATCGTGTCACGCAGTAACCAGCACGACTCCTGGTCATACTTGACCTCCAACTACGCTTGGCACGCAGTATGTAGCCCCGCAGCCGCGCGTGGCTTGAACGTCAGTTGCACCACGTCAGCAGTCAGTCGCCCGTCAcccgtcgccggcctgcaTCCACCCCAGCCCTCTTTCTTGCCTCACAACAAACTGTTCATCCCCGACACACACCCTACTCgctcttcttctcgccgGCCTTCTTGACGGGCTTGGCACCGCCAAAGATGGCAGCCTTGAGCTTTGCGAGGGCGGCCTTGCGGCCGTCCTTGAaggggcgggcgaggtcgccgacgggctTCTCGCCCCAGAGGTGGATGCGCGCCTGCTTGCTCTGGAGGAGCATGTACGCGATCGTCTTGATCGTCTGGGTGAAGAGCTGTGCGCGGGAGCGTGTTAGCGCCGCGCGTCCTTATCGACAAGGTccccgcccactcacagGCCTGTTGAACCCAAGGTACAGGTACAGCACGCCGAGGTAGAGcgcggccgagacgagcgtgctgcgcacctcgccctt
Encoded proteins:
- the LAC12_15 gene encoding Lactose permease gives rise to the protein MGAGPAVSGPQGDTSALAAVLGGRDTRFYKGHYKKLTACIVLLLITSMTNGYDGSMMNGLQYVDMALDTWKTYFDNPENKPTLFGVFNAIQNIGGLVGLPFAPYVSDYFGRRFCIFLGCVIMLGATALQSAATNTGMFIAARGLIGFGLSFASVAAPVLITEIAFPTHRGPATSLYNSMWYLGSIVAAWTTYGTFRMNNNWGWRIPSILQGLPSIFQVFLIWFVPESPRWLVDHGKEDRARDVIAKYHCDNNYDDPLLDFEMNEIKERIREDRENKSSSGWKAMFTDKGNLRRLRIIIALAFFCQWAGNGLVSYYLTLILKGIGITSAGHQTLINGILQIYNWVLALLGASFVDRVGRRFLFLTSTAGMCVSFICWTICSATYAKSSTQFAPECIAENPNNFSSNCVALNGNKAAGNAVIAFIFLFYGFYDIAMTPLVVSYTVEITPYRFRSKALMLFQFAVSASLTFNQYVNPIALDAIHWKYYIVFCVFLAFQVFYCYLFVIETRGPNGPLPLEEIAALFEGPGRYGFQKNPYENNAIDSESFHEHGSEKKRDHVEDSS